In the genome of Bremerella sp. JC817, one region contains:
- a CDS encoding mechanosensitive ion channel family protein yields the protein MASKLIRELFGGILLCLLLLAASAHAQAIPGITTGDGVAAEKPAEAPAVDPKLLLKQGNPQVTVRTFLEAIEDADYDTAIECVDFSDRPEIQKLSQRDLCYELFQLLSTLWDVNPDLVPEKTDKIEVPVFGDGDGRVPFDQEEDASKITLTKGPQGLWRFSTKAVEAVSDLMKKYTPDIEAQEKRDEQSGESDTKPKPTFALWLESQVPPFYREEHFLLPTYQWICLLALIVAGYLVDVVLQVLLRFIRRVRFGRTPNDEDIRQAFEKAWTPIGLTAMAITWYYGLWLFRLPDLFRTILFYGVQLFGIVSAIWFFFRMIDLVIVHLIHAAARNGKKYDDLLLPAISKTLKTFSVCIGILVFAESFSLPIVGLLGSLGIGGIAIALAAKETLSNIFGSLTVMVDRPFEIGDWVITEGVEGTVEAMGLRSTKIRTFNNSLVTLPNSLLITAKVDNMGKRTFRRIKTVIGVQYDTTPEQIDAFCEGIRELIRRQPYTRKDYYQVFLNEFNSSSLDILVNLYLDCADWNIELRERHKLFVGIVRLAKRLGVQFAFPTQTIHLHQEEPQSFAGADELPEESGRRAAAEIAGPLPLPNERRGLVDFPGPYHYDDIDSRRRKK from the coding sequence ATGGCCAGCAAATTGATTCGCGAACTGTTTGGCGGCATCTTGCTCTGTCTGCTGCTATTGGCAGCATCGGCCCATGCGCAGGCGATTCCTGGAATCACCACCGGTGATGGCGTCGCGGCCGAGAAGCCAGCAGAGGCGCCGGCGGTCGATCCCAAGCTGCTCCTCAAGCAAGGGAATCCTCAGGTAACCGTCAGAACATTTCTCGAGGCGATTGAGGATGCTGATTACGATACGGCAATTGAATGTGTCGACTTCAGCGATCGGCCTGAAATTCAAAAGCTCTCGCAGCGCGATCTTTGCTACGAGTTGTTTCAGCTGCTTTCCACGCTATGGGATGTGAATCCGGACCTTGTTCCGGAAAAGACCGATAAGATCGAGGTTCCTGTCTTCGGCGATGGTGATGGCCGGGTTCCCTTCGATCAAGAGGAAGACGCTTCCAAGATCACGCTGACCAAAGGCCCCCAGGGGCTATGGCGGTTCAGCACGAAAGCTGTCGAAGCCGTCAGCGATCTGATGAAGAAGTACACGCCCGATATCGAGGCGCAAGAAAAGCGAGACGAACAGAGCGGCGAATCCGACACGAAGCCGAAGCCAACCTTTGCCTTATGGCTCGAATCGCAAGTTCCCCCGTTCTATCGCGAAGAACACTTTCTGCTGCCAACCTACCAGTGGATTTGTCTGCTCGCATTGATCGTGGCAGGCTACCTGGTTGATGTGGTCCTGCAGGTGCTCTTGCGATTCATCCGCCGGGTTCGCTTCGGGCGAACACCAAACGACGAAGACATTCGCCAGGCATTCGAGAAGGCTTGGACGCCGATCGGTCTCACGGCAATGGCGATCACGTGGTATTACGGACTATGGCTCTTCCGTCTGCCCGATCTGTTTCGCACGATTTTGTTTTACGGCGTACAACTGTTCGGGATCGTTTCGGCGATCTGGTTCTTCTTTCGCATGATCGATCTGGTTATCGTTCACCTGATCCATGCCGCCGCCCGAAATGGCAAGAAGTACGACGACCTGCTGTTGCCGGCGATCAGCAAAACATTGAAGACCTTTTCGGTCTGCATCGGCATTCTGGTGTTTGCTGAATCGTTTTCATTGCCGATCGTGGGTTTGCTGGGCTCGCTCGGTATCGGTGGTATCGCGATTGCGTTGGCTGCGAAAGAGACGCTGAGCAATATCTTCGGCTCGCTCACTGTGATGGTCGATCGACCGTTTGAAATCGGCGACTGGGTGATCACCGAAGGAGTTGAAGGTACGGTCGAAGCGATGGGGCTTCGTAGTACCAAGATTCGCACGTTCAACAACAGTTTGGTGACGCTGCCGAACAGTCTGCTGATCACCGCCAAAGTCGACAACATGGGGAAGCGAACCTTTCGCCGAATTAAGACGGTGATTGGTGTGCAGTACGATACGACCCCGGAACAAATCGATGCCTTCTGCGAAGGGATTCGCGAGCTGATTCGACGTCAGCCTTACACGCGAAAAGACTACTACCAGGTATTCTTAAACGAGTTCAATTCAAGCTCGCTCGATATCCTGGTGAACTTATACCTCGACTGCGCGGACTGGAATATCGAACTTCGCGAACGCCACAAATTGTTCGTGGGGATCGTTCGTTTGGCCAAACGCCTGGGAGTTCAATTCGCGTTTCCAACGCAAACGATTCATCTACATCAGGAAGAGCCCCAGTCTTTCGCTGGTGCCGACGAACTGCCGGAAGAATCGGGACGCCGTGCCGCCGCCGAGATTGCAGGGCCATTGCCGCTGCCGAACGAACGTCGTGGTCTGGTCGATTTTCCAGGACCATACCACTACGACGATATCGATTCGAGGCGTCGCAAAAAGTAG
- a CDS encoding diguanylate cyclase → MSEFTLLHLLLCLIFFKIGYVAATWLRYPAAKQKQATLVNDQERKVVQLPESPVTPDSTAVTTVAAEDLSDVVDEVRDLAKGMRTDVQAHSQSVEQINHDLVSMTNMSDPDAVTRVISRLMEANRHLDSRLNVAEARLQEQSQLLRSHRVEARTDALTGLPNRRVFDEEIARLFNEKRESKRPASLIMIDIDHFKTFNDRNGHQAGDYCLQKVGEVIRSAVKGVGGIAMRYGGEEFAVLLPATELFDAKLTARRINSHIERLPLEFEGRPLKVTASLGIAEIVRDSEPAEWLGRADRALYASKRRGRNRACWHDGKTCHEVPHRKADPAVEASEESSAIGRRDAFMLDVSRRLALFHRKRQPLAMILASVDSVDGKPLDSHHDSKKIQSAVLQVFQAILRDMDHICQMGDNQFGAMLPSATGEEASAVAERARQAIGRLELQTATDTIKLTISCGVSQALEGDEAQHMVARCEAGLKHAQDKSGNSVYLVRNECDWEAPRRMTREAVIAS, encoded by the coding sequence ATGTCCGAATTCACACTGCTTCACCTGCTTCTTTGCCTCATCTTCTTCAAAATTGGCTATGTTGCCGCAACCTGGTTGCGGTATCCTGCGGCAAAGCAGAAGCAAGCCACACTGGTAAATGATCAAGAGCGAAAAGTCGTTCAATTGCCAGAAAGTCCCGTGACGCCTGATAGCACGGCCGTTACGACGGTCGCTGCGGAAGACCTGAGCGATGTCGTGGACGAAGTTCGCGACCTGGCCAAGGGAATGCGGACGGACGTTCAAGCCCATTCGCAATCGGTCGAACAAATCAATCACGACCTGGTCAGTATGACCAACATGTCGGACCCGGACGCCGTAACACGCGTCATCTCGCGATTGATGGAAGCAAATCGTCATCTCGATTCGCGTTTGAACGTGGCCGAAGCCCGCTTGCAGGAACAATCGCAACTACTGCGTTCGCACCGTGTCGAAGCACGTACCGATGCGTTGACCGGCTTGCCGAACCGCCGTGTATTCGACGAAGAGATCGCGCGTCTGTTCAACGAGAAACGCGAATCGAAACGCCCTGCCTCGCTCATTATGATCGACATCGATCATTTCAAAACATTCAACGACCGCAACGGACACCAGGCCGGCGACTATTGTCTGCAGAAAGTGGGCGAGGTCATTCGCTCGGCCGTGAAAGGTGTCGGCGGAATTGCGATGCGATATGGTGGCGAAGAGTTCGCCGTGTTGCTGCCGGCAACCGAGTTGTTCGATGCCAAGCTGACTGCTCGACGAATTAACTCGCATATCGAACGCCTGCCTCTCGAATTTGAAGGACGTCCGCTGAAGGTCACCGCCAGTCTCGGTATTGCCGAAATCGTTCGCGACAGCGAGCCTGCGGAATGGCTGGGGCGTGCCGACCGTGCGTTGTACGCGTCGAAGCGTCGTGGTCGTAATCGTGCGTGCTGGCACGATGGCAAGACCTGCCATGAAGTGCCCCATCGTAAGGCCGATCCCGCAGTGGAAGCCTCCGAGGAGTCGTCGGCGATCGGTCGCCGCGATGCCTTCATGCTGGATGTGAGTCGCCGTCTGGCGCTTTTCCATCGTAAGCGTCAACCACTCGCAATGATCCTGGCGAGTGTCGATTCGGTTGATGGCAAGCCGCTTGATTCGCATCACGACTCGAAGAAAATTCAGAGCGCCGTCCTGCAAGTCTTTCAAGCGATCTTGCGAGATATGGATCATATTTGCCAGATGGGTGACAACCAATTTGGTGCGATGCTACCTTCCGCCACCGGCGAAGAAGCGTCGGCCGTCGCGGAGCGAGCACGTCAGGCAATTGGTCGATTGGAACTGCAAACAGCAACCGACACCATCAAGTTGACCATCTCGTGTGGTGTGTCGCAGGCCTTGGAAGGTGACGAAGCACAGCACATGGTCGCACGTTGTGAAGCCGGTCTGAAGCATGCTCAAGATAAGAGTGGCAACTCGGTCTATCTTGTTCGGAACGAATGCGATTGGGAGGCTCCTCGCCGCATGACTCGCGAGGCAGTGATAGCAAGCTGA
- a CDS encoding response regulator transcription factor — protein sequence MMLAKSNTPTPFPRVLVVDDDDAIMRAVSRVLGSDESIQIVGHTTHAQAGLAMAASLKPDVVLMDIHMHGLDPFLACKQITESTGGHSRILFYTGFPRDNYLDRCLAVGAAGIVSKHSESLRNLAFAIRHVAAGNTYFSPELDKRLVEREDGVTSSRLATLSDREIGVLRELSLGRTQSEIADALDISERTVNKTVGDLKIKLEVQTINEMLIFAVNEGLVHPELQFVDRQKKDD from the coding sequence ATGATGCTTGCGAAAAGTAACACACCGACTCCATTTCCACGCGTGCTCGTTGTCGATGACGATGACGCGATCATGCGTGCCGTTTCGCGAGTCCTCGGCTCCGACGAATCAATTCAGATCGTCGGTCACACCACGCATGCGCAAGCCGGTCTTGCGATGGCGGCATCATTGAAGCCTGACGTGGTCCTGATGGACATCCACATGCATGGCCTTGATCCGTTCCTGGCGTGCAAACAAATCACCGAAAGCACTGGCGGTCATTCGAGGATCCTGTTTTATACCGGCTTCCCGAGAGATAACTATTTGGACCGCTGCCTGGCGGTTGGCGCCGCCGGAATCGTCTCGAAGCATTCCGAATCACTTCGGAACCTCGCGTTTGCCATCCGTCATGTGGCGGCCGGTAATACCTACTTCTCACCAGAACTAGACAAACGCCTGGTCGAGCGGGAAGATGGCGTCACGTCGTCACGACTGGCGACCTTAAGCGATCGCGAGATCGGCGTGCTCCGCGAACTTTCTCTCGGTCGAACGCAATCGGAAATTGCCGACGCCCTCGATATCAGCGAACGCACGGTCAACAAGACGGTGGGGGACCTGAAGATCAAGCTCGAGGTCCAGACGATCAACGAAATGCTGATCTTTGCCGTGAACGAAGGTTTGGTTCACCCAGAGCTTCAGTTCGTCGACCGTCAAAAGAAGGACGACTAA
- a CDS encoding M20/M25/M40 family metallo-hydrolase, with amino-acid sequence MLTAAQKERALELVLALMAIPGKSGLESEVAAKVQQELTQAGLSADALEFDTAHLKCPIPESTTGNLIVKLDGTTSLPRRMLMAHMDTVPICVDARPVVQGNQVVSQDDHTGLGADDRAGVAAVLFAATEILREGTSHGPLTFLFTVQEEIGLHGAKNLDPAMLGSPELAFNWDGGDPTKLTVGAIGGYRMTIDIRGQASHAGVAPEKGVSAITVAGLAIAKLHAAGLLGKIDQGELKGTSNIGVIEGGHATNVVADRVQLRAEVRSHVTSSIEVFVRRFEEAFRQAATEVTNTEGQHASVQFDGNLNYEAFKMGEVTPSVQLASRVLNDLGHKPFASIANGGLDANWMFRHGVPTVTLGCGQHNQHMVTEMLDIEQFYIACEVALQIASGAGAAE; translated from the coding sequence ATGCTGACTGCCGCCCAAAAAGAACGTGCCCTCGAACTGGTTCTCGCCCTGATGGCGATCCCGGGCAAAAGCGGATTGGAATCCGAGGTGGCGGCGAAGGTTCAACAGGAACTCACTCAGGCCGGCCTCTCTGCCGACGCCCTCGAGTTCGACACCGCGCATCTGAAGTGCCCGATTCCGGAAAGCACAACCGGCAATCTGATTGTGAAGCTGGATGGCACGACTTCTCTACCACGTCGGATGCTGATGGCCCACATGGATACTGTGCCGATTTGCGTCGACGCTCGTCCGGTGGTCCAAGGCAACCAGGTTGTTTCCCAGGATGATCATACCGGCCTGGGTGCCGATGATCGTGCAGGCGTCGCGGCGGTGCTATTTGCCGCGACCGAGATCTTGCGAGAAGGCACCTCGCACGGTCCGCTCACATTTCTGTTTACCGTGCAGGAAGAGATCGGCCTGCATGGCGCGAAGAACCTCGATCCGGCAATGCTCGGTTCACCAGAGCTGGCCTTCAATTGGGATGGTGGCGATCCCACCAAACTGACCGTCGGTGCGATCGGCGGTTATCGGATGACGATCGACATTCGCGGCCAGGCAAGTCACGCCGGTGTCGCTCCTGAGAAAGGTGTCAGCGCGATTACCGTCGCGGGACTAGCCATCGCTAAACTGCATGCTGCCGGACTGCTGGGAAAGATCGACCAGGGCGAGTTGAAAGGGACTAGCAACATTGGCGTGATCGAAGGGGGCCATGCGACTAATGTGGTTGCGGATCGTGTGCAACTGCGAGCTGAAGTTCGCAGTCACGTGACTTCTTCCATTGAAGTTTTCGTACGCCGCTTCGAGGAAGCCTTTCGGCAAGCCGCAACCGAAGTGACCAATACAGAAGGCCAACACGCGTCGGTTCAGTTTGATGGAAATCTAAACTACGAAGCATTCAAAATGGGGGAGGTAACCCCAAGTGTCCAGTTGGCCAGTCGCGTCTTAAATGACCTAGGACACAAACCATTTGCTTCGATTGCTAATGGTGGCCTCGATGCCAATTGGATGTTCCGGCACGGAGTTCCAACTGTCACACTGGGGTGTGGTCAACACAACCAGCACATGGTGACCGAGATGCTCGACATCGAGCAGTTCTACATCGCTTGCGAGGTCGCCTTACAGATTGCCTCAGGGGCAGGAGCCGCCGAATGA
- a CDS encoding (2Fe-2S)-binding protein, with amino-acid sequence MKPEDELCLCFHVSLRKVQNFCRIEKPRRASQLSECGGAGTGCGWCRPFLQRIFDNQQQSDAEPIPDSKQYQQSRAAYIRDKKEREQ; translated from the coding sequence ATGAAGCCTGAAGATGAACTCTGCCTTTGCTTCCACGTGAGCCTTCGCAAAGTGCAGAACTTTTGCCGAATCGAAAAGCCACGCCGGGCATCTCAACTATCAGAGTGTGGCGGTGCCGGAACCGGCTGTGGCTGGTGCCGCCCGTTTCTGCAGAGGATCTTTGACAATCAACAGCAATCGGACGCCGAACCGATTCCAGATTCGAAACAATACCAGCAAAGTCGCGCCGCTTATATTCGCGACAAGAAAGAACGCGAGCAATAG
- a CDS encoding STAS domain-containing protein, translating into MVNILRQRDITILDFGPEYLSLDESNLSKVVQQIVEVAKHATPPLVIVDLSHTESFGSFFIQFLIRIWKLIKKRGGQLVLAGLNEDCLNVLKRSKIESLWQRYPTREEALDAFKTPE; encoded by the coding sequence ATGGTCAACATTCTGCGCCAGAGAGACATCACGATTCTCGACTTTGGGCCAGAGTATCTGAGTCTGGATGAGTCGAACTTAAGCAAGGTCGTTCAACAGATCGTCGAGGTTGCGAAACATGCAACACCGCCGCTGGTGATCGTCGACCTTTCGCACACCGAATCGTTCGGATCGTTCTTCATCCAGTTTTTGATTCGGATCTGGAAGCTCATCAAGAAGCGAGGCGGTCAGCTAGTTCTGGCAGGCCTTAACGAAGACTGCCTGAACGTACTGAAACGGTCGAAGATTGAATCGCTCTGGCAGCGATATCCGACCCGAGAAGAGGCGTTGGACGCCTTCAAGACGCCCGAGTAA
- a CDS encoding TIGR00730 family Rossman fold protein: MNRFEETDSDERSPAHDKRRTIEINNLLEQIRQTADKLQRDEATRGDLKLLARSLKELRYAFKVFTPYRDKRKVTIFGSARTAPDHPTYLAAQEFAAHMARDSWLVITGAGSGIMEAGHRGAGREAAMGLNIVLPFEQEANPVILGDDKLVNMKYFFTRKLMFVKECDAVVCLPGGFGTLDEAFEVLTLVQTGKRDLFPIVLLDAPGGQYWRKLDDFIRESLHHDALISPEDFALYKVTDSVDEAVAEIEQFYKVYHSMRYVRHQLVIRTKTPIADSLLNEIREEFRDILSSGDFEVRRALREEDESDLQHMPRLVFNFNRRNLGRLRLLVDCINAGSIEPASREFP, encoded by the coding sequence TTGAACCGATTCGAAGAAACGGACTCCGACGAACGTTCGCCAGCTCATGACAAGCGCCGAACGATTGAGATCAATAACCTTCTGGAACAGATCCGACAAACTGCGGATAAACTGCAACGCGATGAAGCGACGCGAGGCGATCTGAAGCTTCTAGCGAGATCGCTGAAAGAACTGCGATACGCGTTCAAGGTCTTCACGCCTTACAGAGATAAACGCAAAGTCACCATCTTTGGTTCCGCAAGAACTGCCCCAGATCATCCAACTTATTTGGCCGCTCAAGAGTTTGCCGCCCATATGGCACGCGATAGTTGGCTGGTGATCACAGGTGCCGGAAGCGGCATTATGGAAGCCGGGCACCGCGGTGCTGGTCGCGAAGCGGCGATGGGTTTGAACATTGTCCTGCCGTTCGAGCAGGAAGCGAACCCGGTCATCCTGGGCGATGACAAACTGGTGAACATGAAATACTTCTTCACGCGCAAACTAATGTTCGTGAAGGAATGCGATGCGGTCGTTTGTCTGCCAGGGGGGTTCGGCACCCTCGACGAGGCCTTCGAGGTGCTAACGCTGGTGCAGACCGGCAAAAGAGACCTGTTTCCGATCGTGCTGCTCGATGCACCTGGGGGGCAATACTGGCGGAAGCTGGACGACTTCATACGCGAGTCACTGCACCACGATGCATTGATCTCGCCAGAAGATTTCGCCCTGTATAAGGTGACCGATAGCGTCGACGAAGCGGTCGCCGAGATCGAACAGTTCTACAAGGTATATCACAGCATGCGTTACGTTCGGCATCAATTGGTGATCCGCACCAAGACTCCGATCGCCGACTCGCTGTTGAATGAAATCCGCGAGGAATTCCGCGATATCCTGAGCAGTGGCGACTTCGAGGTCCGCCGGGCTCTGCGCGAAGAAGATGAATCCGATCTGCAGCACATGCCAAGGCTCGTCTTCAACTTCAACCGACGCAACCTCGGAAGACTCCGCCTGCTGGTGGATTGCATCAACGCCGGCAGTATCGAGCCTGCCTCCCGCGAGTTCCCCTAA